The following are encoded in a window of Syngnathus scovelli strain Florida chromosome 4, RoL_Ssco_1.2, whole genome shotgun sequence genomic DNA:
- the LOC125967447 gene encoding ras-specific guanine nucleotide-releasing factor 1 isoform X2: MQKYLHLLQIVETEKTVAKQLRQQIEDGEIEIERLKSEIASLLKDNEKIQSNPEVPPSDDDTEIQKIKKVQSFLRGWICRRKWKTIIQDYIRSPHAESMRKRNQVVFSMLEAEAEYVQQLHILVNNFLRPLRMAASSKKPPITHDDVSSIFLNSETIMFLHQIFYQGLKARIASWPTLVLADLFDILLPMLNIYQEFVRNHQYSLQILAHCKQNRDFDKLLKQYETNPDCEERTLETFLTYPMFQIPRYILTLHELLAHTPHEHVERNSLDYAKSKLEELSRIMHDEVSETENIRKNLAIERMIVEGCEVLLDTSQTFVRQGSLIQVPMSEKGKITRGRMGSLSLKKEGERQCFLFSKHLIICTRGSGGKLHITKNGVVSLIDCTLMEDPEGTDDEFKGERNGQDTEHLDFKVIVEPKDGQPYTVILVASSRQEKSAWTSDISQCIDNIRCNGLMMNAFEENSKVSVPQMIKSDTSLYCDDVDIRFSKMMNSCKVLQIRYASVERLLERLTDLRFLSIDFLNTFLHSYRVFTSADVMLDKLITIYKKPISAIPARALELFFASSQSNKLLYGESPTSPRGSRKFSSPPPLAITKTSSPNRRRKLSLNIPIITGGKALDLAALNCSPNSMHAAMSPFGKTALDINKLFVTSTLASKIPDEGETKAESKADEPAPNKQDLSVREECDKEPCQSDETEAEMSPPKSPSTPKNVKSKNEFTLFSFNNSMVVSSCRELDNNRSALSAASAFAIATAGANEGTPTKEKYRRMSLAATGFPTDQRNGDKEFVIRRAATNRVLNVLRHWVSKHAQDFELNSELKTRVIGFLEEVMHDPELLTQERKAAANIIRTLTQEDPGDNQVTMEEIIQTAMEECRSEPFENHSALEIAEQLTLLDHLVFKVIPYEEFFGQGWMKNDKNERTPYIMKTTKHFNEISDRIATEILQWDDVNMRVAAIEKWVAAADICRCLHNYNAVLEITSSLNRSAIFRLKRTWLKVSKQTKTVIDKLQKLVSSEGRFKNLREALKNCDPPCVPYLGMYLTDLAFIEEGTPNYTEDNLVNFSKMRMISHIIREIRQFQQTAYKIDYQPKVAKYLVDSSSVLGEERLYETSLRIEPKTS; encoded by the exons ATGCAGAAGTATCTGCACCTTCTACAAATAGTGGAGACGGAGAAAACGGTTGCCAAGCAACTTCGACAACAGATAGAGGATGGGGAAATCGAGATAGAGCGGCTAAAATCTGAG ATTGCTTCTCTGCTGAAGGACAACGAGAAAATCCAGTCCAATCCGGAGGTACCGCCAAGTGATGACGACACTGAGATCCAGAAGATAAAAAAG GTCCAGAGTTTCCTGCGAGGTTGGATTTGCCGCAGGAAGTGGAAAACCATCATCCAGGACTACATTCGTTCACCCCACGCGGAGAGCATGAGGAAGAGGAACCAGGTTGTGTTTAGCATGCTGGAGGCTGAGGCCGAATACGTCCAGCAACTGCATATCCTGGTCAACAACTTCCTGCGGCCGCTACGCATGGCTGCGAGCTCCAAGAAGCCGCCCATCACCCATGATGACGTCAGCAGCATCTTCCTCAACAG CGAGACCATCATGTTCCTCCATCAGATCTTCTACCAAGGTCTGAAGGCAAGGATAGCGAGCTGGCCTACACTGGTGCTGG CGGACCTCTTTGACATTTTGCTGCCCATGTTAAACATCTACCAAGAGTTTGTACGGAACCACCAGTACAGCCTGCAGATCTTGGCCCACTGCAAACAGAACCGGGACTTTGACAAGCTACTTAAGCAGTATGAGACCAATCCAGACTGCGAGGAAAGAACACTGGAGACCTTCCTAACTTACCCCATGTTTCAG ATCCCTCGTTATATCCTAACCCTCCATGAATTGCTGGCTCACACTCCTCATGAGCATGTGGAGAGAAATAGCTTGGACTATGCCAAATCCAAACTCGAGGAACTTTCGAG aataatgCACGACGAGGTGAGCGAAACCGAGAACATTCGAAAGAATCTGGCAATTGAGCGAATGATTGTGGAGGGCTGCGAAGTACTGCTGGACACCAGCCAGACCTTTGTCAGACAAG GTTCTCTGATCCAAGTGCCCATGAGCGAGAAAGGCAAAATCACCAGGGGCCGCATGGGCTCTTTATCCCTGAAGAAGGAAGGTGAGAGACAGTGCTTCCTCTTTTCCAAACATCTCATCATCTGCACTCGAGGCTCAGGAGGGAAACTGCACATCACCAAG AATGGTGTGGTATCCCTCATTGACTGCACACTGATGGAGGATCCTGAGGGCACTGATGATGAGT TCAAAGGAGAGCGGAATGGCCAGGACACCGAGCACCTGGACTTTAAAGTCATAGTGGAGCCCAAAGATGGGCAGCCTTACACTGTCATCCTGGTGGCCTCATCACGACAAGAGAAGTCGGCGTGGACCAGTGACATCAGCCAG TGCATCGACAACATCCGCTGCAATGGTCTGATGATGAATGCTTTTGAGGAAAACAGTAAAGTCTCCGTGCCACAGATGATTAA GTCCGACACCAGTTTGTACTGCGACGATGTGGACATACGCTTCAGCAAGATGATGAACTCGTGCAAGGTGCTGCAGATCCGCTACGCCAGCGTGGAGCGCTTGTTGGAGAGGCTGACCGACCTACGCTTCCTCTCCATCGACTTCCTCAACACCTTCCTTCACTCTTACCGCGTTTTCACCAGTGCAGACGTCATGCTGGACAAGCTCATTACCATCTACAAGAAGCCTATCAGTGCCATCCCTGCACG TGCTTTGGAGCTCTTCTTCGCCAGCAGCCAGAGTAACAAACTTCTGTACGGCGAGTCACCCACATCGCCACGTGGCAGTCGCAAATTCTCATCCCCCCCGCCGCTCGCCATCACCAAGACGTCATCACCCAATCGCCGCCGCAAGCTCTCGCTCAACATTCCCATTATCACGGGAGGCAAAGCGCTGGACCTGGCCGCGCTCAATTGCTCCCCAAACAGCATGCACGCCGCCATGTCTCCCTTCGGTAAGACCGCCCTGGACATCAACAAGCTGTTTGTGACCAGCACCTTGGCAAGCAAGATCCCCGATGAGGGGGAAACCAAGGCCGAGAGCAAAGCCGATGAGCCTGCCCCCAACAAGCAAG ATCTGTCAGTGAGAGAGGAATGTGACAAAGAACCATGTCAGAGTGACGAGACTGAAGCGGAGATGTCTCCTCCCAAGTCCCCGTCGACACCCAAAAACGTCAAATCAAAAAACG AGTTTACGCTGTTCTCCTTCAACAACAGCATGGTGGTGTCCTCTTGCCGGGAGCTGGACAATAACCGCAGCGCTCTTTCGGCGGCCTCGGCCTTCGCTATCGCCACAGCTGGTGCCAACGAGGGCACGCCGACGAAGGAGAAGTACCGCCGCATGTCCCTTGCTGCCACAG GCTTTCCTACAGACCAGAGGAATGGGGACAAAGAGTTTGTTATCAGAAGAGCAGCTACAAACCGAGTTCTGAACGTGCTGCGTCACTGGGTTTCCAAACACGCCCAG GACTTTGAGCTGAACTCTGAGCTGAAGACAAGGGTAATTGGCTTTCTTGAGGAGGTGATGCATGACCCAGAACTGCTGACACAGGAAAGGAAGGCTGCTGCTAACATTATTAG GACTCTAACACAGGAGGACCCCGGAGACAACCAGGTCACTATGGAAGAAATCATTCAAACG GCGATGGAGGAGTGCAGGAGTGAGCCGTTTGAGAACCACTCTGCCCTGGAGATCGCCGAGCAGCTCACTCTGCTTGATCACTTGGTCTTTAAGGTCATCCCGTACGA GGAGTTCTTCGGTCAAGGCTGGATGAAGAACGACAAGAACGAGAGAACTCCTTACATCATGAAAACAACCAAACACTTCAACGAA ATCAGCGACAGGATTGCCACTGAAATCCTGCAGTGGGACGACGTCAACATGCGGGTGGCGGCCATCGAGAAGtgggtggcggcggcggacaTTTGTCGCTGCCTTCACAACTACAACGCTGTTCTGGAGATCACGTCTTCGCTCAACCGCAGTGCCATCTTCCGCCTCAAGAGGACCTGGCTCAAAGTCTCCAAGCAG ACTAAGACAGTAATTGACAAGTTACAGAAGTTGGTGTCATCTGAGGGCCGCTTCAAAAACCTGAGGGAGGCGCTCAAGAA CTGCGACCCACCTTGTGTTCCCTACCTGGGCATGTACCTGACTGACTTGGCCTTCATTGAGGAAGGCACACCCAACTACACTGAGGACAACCTGGTCAACTTTTCCAAGATGAGAATG ATATCTCACATCATCAGAGAAATAAGGCAGTTCCAGCAGACGGCCTACAAGATCGATTATCAACCAAAG GTGGCAAAGTACTTGGTGGACAGCAGTTCCGTGCTGGGCGAGGAGCGTCTTTACGAGACGTCCTTGAGAATCGAACCCAAAACATCATAG
- the wdr76 gene encoding WD repeat-containing protein 76: MATKGFKYNTADKEMMPIQMNGLRRSSRTAPASKRLRYSPPLSPAAPRHKSKKHNMVNIQRKEKEDSSDAENSDGDATNGIGLSAYELERLENIKRNQAFLSSIKLLQASNELKQLSAKRQPSQRGLPRSLPVVKEVLPPRKSLRLQNKQAEVLTLPPEPRGTDIVKQHKKPAGPLPIEPVNMAEGSKLPPQVLQLCLEVSSGERRVERDLKEYCSSLKKMKISEARVAKVVTGRIFSAAFHPASASLLAAGDKNGQVGLWSVGADWGNDGVLLFDPHARPVNCLAFSKAQPAQLLSLSYDGSLRCMDVEKGALDDVYNMEDDLKTFDFLSHDCSTLVVGHWCGNVAIVDRRTPGTSHESLHSLDPKVLRCVSVHPVQQQYFAVAESRVVNIYDVRCLKTKSQPVSQLQGHSLSISSCYFSPCTGNRVVTSCMDNYIRVYDTSTMITEAPLLTSISHDMRTGRWLSKLSAVWDPKQEDCLLVGSMLRPRRMQVFHESGRLMHTFTDDEHLSTVLSVTAFHPTRNSILGGNASGRLHVFAD, from the exons ATGGCGACAAAAGGTTTCAAGTACAACACTGCCGATAAG GAAATGATGCCAATTCAGATGAATGGACTCCGGAGATCATCTCGAACCGCCCCGGCTTCCAAGCGTCTTCGCTactctcctcctctttctcccgCTGCACCACGACACAAAAGTAAG AAGCACAACATGGTAAACATACAACGCAAAGAAAAAGAGGACTCTTCAGATGCTGAAAATAGTGACGGAGATGCCACAAAT GGTATAGGACTCTCGGCGTATGAACTGGAGCGTCTGGAGAACATTAAGCGGAATCAAGCCTTCCTTTCCTCTATCAAGCTCCTTCAG GCATCCAACGAGTTAAAGCAACTGTCAGCCAAACGGCAGCCATCACAGAGGGGTCTGCCAAG GTCACTCCCAGTAGTAAAAGAAGTCCTCCCGCCTCGAAAGTCCCTGCGTCtccaaaacaaacaagcagAGGTCCTCACTCTTCCCCCTGAACCAAGAGGAACAGATATCGTAAAACAG CACAAGAAGCCTGCAGGGCCTCTACCTATCGAGCCAGTCAACATGGCCGAAGGAAGCAAGCTACCGCCTCAAGTTCTCCAGCTCTGCTTGGAG GTGTCTTCAGGAGAAAGAAGAGTGGAACGTGATTTGAAAGA GTACTGCTCTTCACTGAAGAAGATGAAGATAAGTGAAGCCCGGGTGGCCAAAGTTGTGACGGGCCGCATTTTCTCAGCGGCCTTCCACCCTGCTTCGGCGAGTCTCCTGGCCGCCGGCGACAAGAATGGCCAAGTGGGCCTCTGGAGTGTG GGTGCCGACTGGGGCAACGACGGCGTTCTGCTGTTTGATCCCCACGCTCGCCCGGTGAACTGCTTGGCCTTCTCCAAGGCTCAACCCGCTCAGCTGCTGAGTCTCAGTTATGATGGATCCCTGCGCTGCATGGATGTGGAGAAGGGCGCCTTAGATGAT GTATACAACATGGAAGACGACCTGAAAACCTTCGACTTCCTGTCACATGATTGCTCGACGCTCGTGGTCGGGCACTGGTGTGGAAACGTCGCCATTGTGGACCGGCGTACACCAGG AACGTCACACGAGTCTCTCCACTCGCTGGACCCAAAGGTTCTACGCTGTGTCAGCGTCCATCCTGTACAGCAACAATACTTTGCCGTGGCTGAGAGCAG GGTGGTGAACATTTACGACGTGCGGTGTTTGAAGACAAAGAGCCAACCAGTGTCCCAGCTCCAGGGTCACTCTTTAAGCATATCCAGCTGTTACTTCTCTCCATGCACTGGCAACAGAGTGGtcacttcttgtatggacaacTACATCAG AGTATATGACACATCTACCATGATCACCGAAGCCCCGCTGCTGACATCCATCAG CCATGACATGAGGACGGGCCGCTGGCTGTCCAAACTGTCGGCCGTGTGGGACCCCAAACAGGAAGACTGCCTGTTGGTAGGGAGCATGTTGAGGCCACGAAGGATGCAGGTGTTCCACGAGAGCGGCCGCCTCATGCACACGTT
- the LOC125967447 gene encoding ras-specific guanine nucleotide-releasing factor 1 isoform X1, with the protein MQKGMRLNDGHVTYLALLARKDGTRRGCLSKKSSDNTKWHPKWFCLLQNMLFYFENDSSSRPSGLYLLEGCVCDRAPSPKPPPSAKECLQYYFTITFNHDNQKALELRTEDVKDCDEWVAAITQASYRNLATEHESLMQKYLHLLQIVETEKTVAKQLRQQIEDGEIEIERLKSEIASLLKDNEKIQSNPEVPPSDDDTEIQKIKKVQSFLRGWICRRKWKTIIQDYIRSPHAESMRKRNQVVFSMLEAEAEYVQQLHILVNNFLRPLRMAASSKKPPITHDDVSSIFLNSETIMFLHQIFYQGLKARIASWPTLVLADLFDILLPMLNIYQEFVRNHQYSLQILAHCKQNRDFDKLLKQYETNPDCEERTLETFLTYPMFQIPRYILTLHELLAHTPHEHVERNSLDYAKSKLEELSRIMHDEVSETENIRKNLAIERMIVEGCEVLLDTSQTFVRQGSLIQVPMSEKGKITRGRMGSLSLKKEGERQCFLFSKHLIICTRGSGGKLHITKNGVVSLIDCTLMEDPEGTDDEFKGERNGQDTEHLDFKVIVEPKDGQPYTVILVASSRQEKSAWTSDISQCIDNIRCNGLMMNAFEENSKVSVPQMIKSDTSLYCDDVDIRFSKMMNSCKVLQIRYASVERLLERLTDLRFLSIDFLNTFLHSYRVFTSADVMLDKLITIYKKPISAIPARALELFFASSQSNKLLYGESPTSPRGSRKFSSPPPLAITKTSSPNRRRKLSLNIPIITGGKALDLAALNCSPNSMHAAMSPFGKTALDINKLFVTSTLASKIPDEGETKAESKADEPAPNKQDLSVREECDKEPCQSDETEAEMSPPKSPSTPKNVKSKNEFTLFSFNNSMVVSSCRELDNNRSALSAASAFAIATAGANEGTPTKEKYRRMSLAATGFPTDQRNGDKEFVIRRAATNRVLNVLRHWVSKHAQDFELNSELKTRVIGFLEEVMHDPELLTQERKAAANIIRTLTQEDPGDNQVTMEEIIQTAMEECRSEPFENHSALEIAEQLTLLDHLVFKVIPYEEFFGQGWMKNDKNERTPYIMKTTKHFNEISDRIATEILQWDDVNMRVAAIEKWVAAADICRCLHNYNAVLEITSSLNRSAIFRLKRTWLKVSKQTKTVIDKLQKLVSSEGRFKNLREALKNCDPPCVPYLGMYLTDLAFIEEGTPNYTEDNLVNFSKMRMISHIIREIRQFQQTAYKIDYQPKVAKYLVDSSSVLGEERLYETSLRIEPKTS; encoded by the exons TATTATTTTACAATCACATTCAATCATGACAACCAGAAGGCTTTGGAGCTGCGCACAGAAGACGTCAAGGACTGTGACGAGTGGGTCGCCGCCATCACGCAGGCTAG TTACAGGAACCTAGCTACAGAGCATGAGAGCCTCATGCAGAAGTATCTGCACCTTCTACAAATAGTGGAGACGGAGAAAACGGTTGCCAAGCAACTTCGACAACAGATAGAGGATGGGGAAATCGAGATAGAGCGGCTAAAATCTGAG ATTGCTTCTCTGCTGAAGGACAACGAGAAAATCCAGTCCAATCCGGAGGTACCGCCAAGTGATGACGACACTGAGATCCAGAAGATAAAAAAG GTCCAGAGTTTCCTGCGAGGTTGGATTTGCCGCAGGAAGTGGAAAACCATCATCCAGGACTACATTCGTTCACCCCACGCGGAGAGCATGAGGAAGAGGAACCAGGTTGTGTTTAGCATGCTGGAGGCTGAGGCCGAATACGTCCAGCAACTGCATATCCTGGTCAACAACTTCCTGCGGCCGCTACGCATGGCTGCGAGCTCCAAGAAGCCGCCCATCACCCATGATGACGTCAGCAGCATCTTCCTCAACAG CGAGACCATCATGTTCCTCCATCAGATCTTCTACCAAGGTCTGAAGGCAAGGATAGCGAGCTGGCCTACACTGGTGCTGG CGGACCTCTTTGACATTTTGCTGCCCATGTTAAACATCTACCAAGAGTTTGTACGGAACCACCAGTACAGCCTGCAGATCTTGGCCCACTGCAAACAGAACCGGGACTTTGACAAGCTACTTAAGCAGTATGAGACCAATCCAGACTGCGAGGAAAGAACACTGGAGACCTTCCTAACTTACCCCATGTTTCAG ATCCCTCGTTATATCCTAACCCTCCATGAATTGCTGGCTCACACTCCTCATGAGCATGTGGAGAGAAATAGCTTGGACTATGCCAAATCCAAACTCGAGGAACTTTCGAG aataatgCACGACGAGGTGAGCGAAACCGAGAACATTCGAAAGAATCTGGCAATTGAGCGAATGATTGTGGAGGGCTGCGAAGTACTGCTGGACACCAGCCAGACCTTTGTCAGACAAG GTTCTCTGATCCAAGTGCCCATGAGCGAGAAAGGCAAAATCACCAGGGGCCGCATGGGCTCTTTATCCCTGAAGAAGGAAGGTGAGAGACAGTGCTTCCTCTTTTCCAAACATCTCATCATCTGCACTCGAGGCTCAGGAGGGAAACTGCACATCACCAAG AATGGTGTGGTATCCCTCATTGACTGCACACTGATGGAGGATCCTGAGGGCACTGATGATGAGT TCAAAGGAGAGCGGAATGGCCAGGACACCGAGCACCTGGACTTTAAAGTCATAGTGGAGCCCAAAGATGGGCAGCCTTACACTGTCATCCTGGTGGCCTCATCACGACAAGAGAAGTCGGCGTGGACCAGTGACATCAGCCAG TGCATCGACAACATCCGCTGCAATGGTCTGATGATGAATGCTTTTGAGGAAAACAGTAAAGTCTCCGTGCCACAGATGATTAA GTCCGACACCAGTTTGTACTGCGACGATGTGGACATACGCTTCAGCAAGATGATGAACTCGTGCAAGGTGCTGCAGATCCGCTACGCCAGCGTGGAGCGCTTGTTGGAGAGGCTGACCGACCTACGCTTCCTCTCCATCGACTTCCTCAACACCTTCCTTCACTCTTACCGCGTTTTCACCAGTGCAGACGTCATGCTGGACAAGCTCATTACCATCTACAAGAAGCCTATCAGTGCCATCCCTGCACG TGCTTTGGAGCTCTTCTTCGCCAGCAGCCAGAGTAACAAACTTCTGTACGGCGAGTCACCCACATCGCCACGTGGCAGTCGCAAATTCTCATCCCCCCCGCCGCTCGCCATCACCAAGACGTCATCACCCAATCGCCGCCGCAAGCTCTCGCTCAACATTCCCATTATCACGGGAGGCAAAGCGCTGGACCTGGCCGCGCTCAATTGCTCCCCAAACAGCATGCACGCCGCCATGTCTCCCTTCGGTAAGACCGCCCTGGACATCAACAAGCTGTTTGTGACCAGCACCTTGGCAAGCAAGATCCCCGATGAGGGGGAAACCAAGGCCGAGAGCAAAGCCGATGAGCCTGCCCCCAACAAGCAAG ATCTGTCAGTGAGAGAGGAATGTGACAAAGAACCATGTCAGAGTGACGAGACTGAAGCGGAGATGTCTCCTCCCAAGTCCCCGTCGACACCCAAAAACGTCAAATCAAAAAACG AGTTTACGCTGTTCTCCTTCAACAACAGCATGGTGGTGTCCTCTTGCCGGGAGCTGGACAATAACCGCAGCGCTCTTTCGGCGGCCTCGGCCTTCGCTATCGCCACAGCTGGTGCCAACGAGGGCACGCCGACGAAGGAGAAGTACCGCCGCATGTCCCTTGCTGCCACAG GCTTTCCTACAGACCAGAGGAATGGGGACAAAGAGTTTGTTATCAGAAGAGCAGCTACAAACCGAGTTCTGAACGTGCTGCGTCACTGGGTTTCCAAACACGCCCAG GACTTTGAGCTGAACTCTGAGCTGAAGACAAGGGTAATTGGCTTTCTTGAGGAGGTGATGCATGACCCAGAACTGCTGACACAGGAAAGGAAGGCTGCTGCTAACATTATTAG GACTCTAACACAGGAGGACCCCGGAGACAACCAGGTCACTATGGAAGAAATCATTCAAACG GCGATGGAGGAGTGCAGGAGTGAGCCGTTTGAGAACCACTCTGCCCTGGAGATCGCCGAGCAGCTCACTCTGCTTGATCACTTGGTCTTTAAGGTCATCCCGTACGA GGAGTTCTTCGGTCAAGGCTGGATGAAGAACGACAAGAACGAGAGAACTCCTTACATCATGAAAACAACCAAACACTTCAACGAA ATCAGCGACAGGATTGCCACTGAAATCCTGCAGTGGGACGACGTCAACATGCGGGTGGCGGCCATCGAGAAGtgggtggcggcggcggacaTTTGTCGCTGCCTTCACAACTACAACGCTGTTCTGGAGATCACGTCTTCGCTCAACCGCAGTGCCATCTTCCGCCTCAAGAGGACCTGGCTCAAAGTCTCCAAGCAG ACTAAGACAGTAATTGACAAGTTACAGAAGTTGGTGTCATCTGAGGGCCGCTTCAAAAACCTGAGGGAGGCGCTCAAGAA CTGCGACCCACCTTGTGTTCCCTACCTGGGCATGTACCTGACTGACTTGGCCTTCATTGAGGAAGGCACACCCAACTACACTGAGGACAACCTGGTCAACTTTTCCAAGATGAGAATG ATATCTCACATCATCAGAGAAATAAGGCAGTTCCAGCAGACGGCCTACAAGATCGATTATCAACCAAAG GTGGCAAAGTACTTGGTGGACAGCAGTTCCGTGCTGGGCGAGGAGCGTCTTTACGAGACGTCCTTGAGAATCGAACCCAAAACATCATAG